A window of the Oryza brachyantha chromosome 5, ObraRS2, whole genome shotgun sequence genome harbors these coding sequences:
- the LOC102702566 gene encoding ras-related protein Rab-21-like — MGSKSVSFKLVLLGDGRVGKTSLVLRYVNDVFSEKQEATVQASYLTKRLVVEGVTITLSIWDTAGQEKFHALGPIYYRDADAALLVYDITDNDTFLRVTKWVKELKQMANKDIVMAIAANKSDLVRLKNIDTHDAASYAESIGATLFVTSAKAGTGIDDIFNDIAKRLLEKRKNNSDGLSPAHPKKGILIIDDEPEKEPPPKCCS, encoded by the exons ATGGGCTCCAAGAGCGTCTCCTTCAAgctcgtcctcctcggcgACG GGAGAGTAGGGAAAACATCTCTTGTGCTGCGGTATGTGAATGATGTCTTCTCAGAAAAACAGGAAGCAACGGTTCAAGCTTCTTATTTGACAAAGCGCCTTGTTGTTGAAGGTGTGACTATTACGCTCTCTATCTGG GATACAGCTGGACAAGAGAAGTTCCATGCTCTAGGACCTATATACTATCGTGATGCAGATG CTGCTCTTTTAGTATATGACATCACAGACAATGATACGTTTCTTCGTGTTACAAAGTGGGTGAAAGAGCTTAAGCAAATGGCAAATAAAGATATTGTTATGGCCATCGCAGCTAATAAAAGTGATCTGGTCAGATTGAAAAACATTGACACTCACGATGCAGCAAG CTATGCAGAAAGTATTGGGGCAACACTCTTTGTTACTTCTGCCAAAGCTGGTACTGGGATTGACGATATCTTCAATGACATAGCCAAGA GATTattagagaaaagaaaaaacaactcCGATGGCTTGTCACCAGCTCATCCAAAGAAAGGCATTTTAATCATCGACGATGAACCTGAGAAAGAACCACCACCAAAGTGCTGCTCATAG